In one window of Leptolyngbya sp. 'hensonii' DNA:
- a CDS encoding putative 2-aminoethylphosphonate ABC transporter ATP-binding protein — MTYPPEPIPGSVPQDDQVSLATSAESGLSHAASSIAAERGQPYLQVENVSKTFGPFVALRDIYLDVYPGEFVCLLGPSGCGKTTLLRIIAGLEFQTRGRVIQGGKDVSRLPPARRDFGIVFQSYALFPNLTAIQNIAYGLQNTKTAKSQVESRVRELLILVGLQGLEHKYPAQMSGGQQQRVALARALTLSPGLLLLDEPLSALDAQVRIKLRTEITQLQKRLGITTIMVTHDQAEALAMADRIVVMDKGYIAQIGTPQAVYQHPSTPFVANFIGTMNFITGEVTAETQVRCGNLLLETPQNTFPVQQHVLLAIRPEAIRVIASVSDRAGANQFTAEVAGTEFLGSGLRVTVYPEGNAKEPLTLDLSTYEAQSLRVNVGEKLSIELPPDFIQVFAV, encoded by the coding sequence ATGACTTATCCCCCCGAACCAATTCCTGGCTCTGTTCCTCAGGATGATCAGGTCTCCCTTGCGACATCAGCGGAATCTGGCCTATCTCATGCTGCAAGTTCTATTGCTGCTGAACGGGGACAGCCCTACTTGCAAGTTGAGAATGTTTCTAAAACATTCGGTCCATTTGTCGCTCTCCGAGATATCTATCTGGATGTTTACCCTGGAGAGTTTGTTTGCTTGTTAGGACCTAGTGGCTGCGGCAAAACGACCCTGCTGCGAATTATTGCTGGATTGGAATTTCAGACTCGTGGGCGAGTGATTCAGGGAGGGAAGGATGTTTCCCGGTTGCCTCCCGCTCGCCGGGATTTTGGCATTGTGTTTCAATCCTATGCATTGTTTCCTAATCTTACGGCGATACAAAATATTGCCTACGGATTGCAGAATACTAAAACAGCCAAATCTCAGGTAGAAAGCAGAGTTCGGGAGTTACTGATCTTGGTTGGCTTGCAGGGATTGGAGCATAAATATCCGGCCCAGATGTCAGGTGGCCAACAGCAGCGGGTGGCCCTGGCCAGAGCGTTGACCCTTTCCCCTGGACTGTTGCTTTTGGATGAACCTCTCTCAGCCCTGGATGCGCAGGTTCGAATTAAATTACGAACGGAAATTACCCAGTTGCAGAAACGTCTTGGAATTACCACCATTATGGTGACTCACGATCAGGCAGAAGCGCTGGCTATGGCCGATCGCATCGTGGTGATGGATAAGGGATATATTGCTCAAATTGGGACTCCACAGGCGGTCTACCAACACCCGAGTACCCCCTTTGTGGCCAACTTCATCGGCACCATGAATTTCATTACGGGGGAGGTGACTGCTGAAACCCAGGTTCGTTGTGGCAATCTCCTCCTTGAAACCCCTCAAAATACCTTTCCGGTGCAGCAACACGTTCTCCTGGCGATTCGCCCTGAAGCCATTCGGGTCATTGCATCCGTTTCGGATAGAGCTGGTGCCAATCAGTTCACAGCCGAGGTCGCTGGAACAGAGTTTTTAGGCTCGGGCCTGCGGGTAACAGTCTATCCAGAGGGCAATGCGAAAGAGCCCCTCACCCTCGATCTCTCCACCTACGAGGCTCAATCTCTCCGGGTCAATGTGGGAGAGAAGCTGTCCATAGAATTGCCACCAGACTTCATTCAAGTTTTTGCGGTTTAG
- a CDS encoding HAD hydrolase-like protein: MKELNQGAPIELVVLDMAGTTVKDNREVEKCFLEAADHTGLTIAPERCNAMMGLSKKQVFQTLWDEQIGRQHPEYETKVEASFAVFKQVLETHYQTQPVVPTEGCLELFAWLKAQNIKIALTTGFYREVTQIILNRLGWDQGLNQEYLGSAESIIQASITPSEIFNNEGRPAPYMIQKAMYRLGVRDSRQVINIGDTPSDLAAGHHANCLYSFAVTNGTHTRSELEAYPHDGLFDSLRDFQTYLAVA; the protein is encoded by the coding sequence TTGAAAGAGTTAAATCAGGGGGCACCTATTGAACTGGTTGTTCTGGATATGGCCGGAACAACAGTCAAAGATAATCGGGAAGTCGAGAAATGCTTCCTTGAAGCTGCCGATCACACGGGGTTAACGATCGCACCTGAACGCTGTAATGCCATGATGGGGCTTTCCAAGAAGCAGGTCTTTCAAACGCTGTGGGATGAGCAAATTGGTAGGCAGCATCCAGAATATGAAACTAAAGTAGAGGCTTCTTTTGCAGTCTTTAAGCAGGTTTTAGAAACACACTATCAAACTCAACCGGTTGTTCCAACGGAAGGTTGTCTGGAATTATTTGCTTGGTTAAAAGCACAGAACATCAAAATTGCGTTAACGACTGGGTTCTATCGAGAAGTCACTCAGATCATTCTGAATCGGCTGGGTTGGGATCAAGGCTTGAATCAGGAGTATTTGGGTTCAGCAGAATCCATCATTCAGGCGTCGATTACCCCCTCAGAAATCTTCAACAATGAGGGACGACCAGCCCCTTACATGATTCAAAAGGCAATGTACAGGCTTGGGGTCCGAGATTCCAGGCAGGTCATCAATATCGGTGACACCCCTTCTGATCTGGCAGCAGGGCATCATGCGAATTGTCTCTACTCCTTTGCGGTCACCAATGGAACCCACACCCGATCGGAACTGGAGGCCTATCCTCACGATGGATTGTTTGATTCATTGCGAGATTTTCAAACCTATCTGGCAGTGGCCTGA
- a CDS encoding putative 2-aminoethylphosphonate ABC transporter permease subunit, producing MTTSPPTKSFPQTLLARYFPQQITHRMTAEDWLMRGFLALGASFLLVGVVFPLCPMVVRSFQDTDGHWVGLANYVQYISTPALLTSLLNSLEIAVASALIAVLLAFGYAYALTRTALVGKAFFQILGMLPLFIPPLAHAIGLVYLFGRQGLVTNGILGLPGWDIHLYGAVGIILGETLYLFPQALIILITALNLTDARLYEAAQALRTPSWRTFFTITLPSVKYGLMSAIFVCFTLAFTDFGVPKVVGGDFNVLATDIYKQVIGQQNFSMGATISVFLLAPTLIAFVADRLIQRRQTSLVSARAVPLQPKPNLILDWVMFGFCLLIALFAVLVFATIILASFVKVWPYNFSLTFKHYNFDNVGGGGTAAYWNSIWMSLYTAIFGTIAVFLGAYLVEKGRGLIWLRSVTYFLSTVPLALPGLVLGLAYVFFFNNPSFLGLPISNPFLGLYGTMGILVLCNVIHFYTVCFLTATTALKQLDSEFESVSASMSVPFYKTFWQVTLPLSVPTILEIGGYFFVNSMVTISAIIFLYPPTLPLAAVAIVNMDDAGDIAPAAAMSTLIVITSMAIRVFYRLLTQGLQRRTQAWLKK from the coding sequence ATGACAACCTCACCTCCCACGAAATCCTTCCCTCAAACTTTGCTAGCTAGGTACTTTCCTCAGCAAATCACCCATCGCATGACGGCAGAGGATTGGCTGATGCGGGGATTTTTGGCTTTGGGCGCGTCTTTTTTGCTGGTTGGCGTGGTATTTCCTCTGTGCCCAATGGTTGTCCGCAGTTTTCAGGATACAGACGGCCATTGGGTGGGTTTGGCCAATTATGTGCAGTACATTTCCACACCAGCACTGCTAACCTCGCTCCTGAATAGCCTGGAGATCGCTGTCGCCAGTGCGCTGATCGCTGTGTTACTGGCCTTCGGCTACGCCTATGCTTTAACCCGTACTGCTTTGGTGGGTAAAGCATTCTTTCAGATCCTGGGCATGCTCCCCCTGTTTATTCCGCCTCTGGCCCATGCGATCGGTCTGGTCTACCTCTTTGGCCGACAGGGGTTAGTCACCAACGGAATCCTGGGATTACCGGGTTGGGATATTCATCTCTATGGTGCTGTAGGGATTATCTTGGGCGAAACGCTCTACCTGTTTCCCCAGGCACTGATCATTCTGATCACCGCATTGAATTTAACCGATGCAAGGCTCTATGAAGCGGCTCAAGCCCTCAGAACACCCTCCTGGCGCACATTTTTTACGATTACTTTGCCCAGTGTTAAGTATGGTCTGATGAGTGCCATCTTTGTTTGTTTCACCCTGGCGTTCACAGATTTTGGAGTGCCCAAGGTGGTTGGAGGTGATTTTAACGTTCTGGCCACTGATATCTATAAGCAGGTCATTGGGCAGCAAAACTTTTCTATGGGCGCAACCATCAGTGTATTTCTCCTGGCTCCCACCCTGATTGCCTTTGTGGCCGATCGGCTGATTCAACGCCGACAAACGTCCCTGGTTAGTGCCAGGGCGGTTCCTCTCCAACCTAAACCCAACCTAATTCTAGACTGGGTCATGTTTGGGTTTTGTCTGCTGATTGCTTTATTTGCAGTTCTGGTTTTTGCCACAATTATTCTGGCGTCCTTTGTTAAAGTCTGGCCGTACAACTTTAGCCTGACCTTCAAGCACTATAACTTTGACAATGTGGGGGGAGGAGGGACAGCAGCCTACTGGAACAGCATTTGGATGTCATTGTATACCGCAATTTTTGGCACGATCGCGGTGTTTCTGGGGGCCTATCTGGTTGAAAAGGGCAGAGGACTGATCTGGCTGAGATCGGTCACCTATTTTCTCTCTACTGTGCCGCTGGCTTTACCGGGACTGGTTCTGGGATTAGCCTATGTATTCTTCTTCAACAATCCCAGCTTTCTCGGACTGCCGATCTCCAATCCCTTCCTGGGTTTATATGGCACGATGGGCATTCTGGTGCTCTGTAATGTGATCCATTTCTATACTGTTTGTTTTCTCACAGCAACCACTGCTTTGAAGCAGCTTGACTCAGAATTTGAATCTGTTTCTGCGTCGATGTCGGTTCCATTTTATAAAACCTTTTGGCAGGTAACCCTGCCCCTTTCGGTCCCAACTATTTTGGAAATTGGGGGCTATTTCTTTGTTAACTCGATGGTGACAATTTCTGCCATCATCTTCCTTTACCCACCCACCCTGCCACTGGCTGCTGTAGCTATTGTCAATATGGATGATGCGGGGGATATTGCTCCAGCAGCAGCAATGTCAACACTCATTGTTATCACCAGTATGGCAATTAGAGTTTTTTACCGATTGTTAACCCAAGGACTGCAACGACGCACCCAAGCCTGGCTAAAGAAATAA
- a CDS encoding TIGR03364 family FAD-dependent oxidoreductase: MNQPHQTEVAIVGAGIVGLAHALAAARKGHRVVVFERNPQAVGASIRNFGMVWPIGQPVGVLLDRALRSREIWLEVASQAGFSLDQCGSLHLAYREDEWAVLEEFVATTQGARYSVELLQAQQVAEKSHAVVMEGLLGALWSTTEATVDPREAIGKMPAFLTQCYGVEFRFGTVVTAIAHPQLIAGGETWRADQIFVCSGADVETLYPTLYAANGITKVKLQMMRTVPQANDWELGPCLCAGLTLTHYSSFSHCAALAALKSRITAETPHFPRWGIHVLVSQTPEGELTLGDSHEYGLNPDPFDRSEINQIVLDYLQKFAQFPSLEIAETWHGVYTKIPEKTEFVAQPEPGVTIVNALSGAGMTLSFGLAEEVMASL; the protein is encoded by the coding sequence ATGAATCAGCCTCATCAGACTGAAGTTGCCATTGTGGGAGCGGGAATTGTGGGTCTGGCCCATGCTCTGGCCGCTGCCCGCAAAGGTCATCGAGTTGTGGTCTTTGAGCGCAATCCTCAAGCTGTAGGGGCATCGATTCGCAATTTTGGCATGGTCTGGCCGATCGGTCAGCCTGTGGGGGTGTTGCTCGATCGGGCCTTGCGGAGTCGCGAAATCTGGCTGGAAGTTGCATCTCAGGCTGGCTTTAGCCTTGATCAATGTGGCTCTTTACATCTGGCCTATCGGGAAGATGAATGGGCGGTGCTAGAGGAATTTGTGGCCACGACCCAAGGGGCCAGATATTCTGTTGAACTGCTTCAGGCGCAGCAGGTGGCTGAAAAAAGCCATGCTGTAGTGATGGAGGGATTGCTTGGAGCACTGTGGAGTACAACGGAGGCGACCGTTGACCCCCGTGAGGCGATCGGCAAAATGCCCGCCTTTCTGACGCAATGCTATGGGGTCGAGTTTCGCTTTGGGACGGTAGTGACGGCGATCGCCCACCCTCAGCTCATCGCAGGCGGGGAAACCTGGAGGGCAGATCAGATTTTTGTCTGCAGTGGTGCAGATGTTGAAACCCTTTACCCTACCCTCTATGCGGCCAACGGCATCACCAAAGTCAAATTGCAGATGATGCGCACTGTCCCCCAGGCCAATGACTGGGAACTGGGACCCTGCCTCTGTGCCGGTCTAACATTAACCCACTACAGTTCTTTCAGCCACTGTGCCGCCCTGGCGGCGCTGAAAAGCAGAATTACTGCCGAAACCCCCCATTTCCCTCGCTGGGGAATTCATGTCCTGGTTTCCCAAACTCCAGAGGGGGAACTGACCCTGGGGGATTCCCACGAGTATGGGTTGAATCCCGATCCCTTCGATCGATCGGAAATTAACCAGATTGTCCTGGATTATTTGCAGAAATTTGCCCAATTCCCATCCCTGGAAATTGCAGAAACCTGGCATGGGGTTTACACCAAAATTCCTGAAAAAACAGAGTTTGTTGCACAACCTGAACCTGGAGTCACGATTGTCAATGCACTCAGTGGTGCAGGAATGACCCTGTCCTTTGGTTTGGCTGAGGAGGTGATGGCTTCGCTCTGA